Proteins from a single region of Bombus vancouverensis nearcticus chromosome 5, iyBomVanc1_principal, whole genome shotgun sequence:
- the Pdxk gene encoding pyridoxal kinase isoform X1, whose protein sequence is MCIIKYLVALNHSDIKIEKPYFYHRLITNVLSLLGFEVDAINSVQLSNHTGYKVFKGQVLNDKDLEELINGLVQNNLDNYTHLLTGYVGSASFLKKIAEVVRVLKHKNPNLIYVCDPVMGDNGKMYVPEALKEIYREEIVPLADIVVPNQFELELLSNIKINTMSELQDAVTVLHKIGPQTVAVSSTEINDKLTAIISTNKENKLIKINIPKIPASFTGSGDLFAALFLAHTYLQNDMKTAIEKTVNSLYSVLLKTYEYSKACQDKESQLARKIELKLIQSKNYIETPEICLFAEVIVLTN, encoded by the exons atgtgTATAATAAAGTATTTAGTGGCACTAAATCATAGTGATATAAAGATAGAG AAACCATATTTTTATCACCGTCTTATCACCAATGTTTTATCA CTGCTGGGCTTTGAAGTGGATGCAATTAATTCTGTTCAGCTTTCCAATCATACTGGCTACAAGGTCTTCAAAGGCCAAGTATTAAATGACAAAGATTTAG AGGAGTTAATAAATGGTTTAGTACAAAATAATTTAGATAATTATACTCATTTACTTACTGGATATGTTGGTTCTGCttcatttttaaaaaaaatagcagaagtAGTTCGTGtattaaaacataaaaatcCAAATCTTATATATG TATGTGATCCTGTTATGGGAGATAATGGAAAAATGTATGTTCCTGAAGCATTGAAAGAAATTTATAGAGAAGAAATAGTACCATTGGCTGATATTGTAGTACCAAATCAATTTGAATTGGA atTATTAAGTAACATAAAAATCAATACAATGTCCGAATTACAAGATGCTGTAACTGTATTACATAAAATTGGCCCCCAAACAGTAGCTGTCTCATCAACAGAAATTAATGATAAACTAACAGCAATAATTAGTACAAATAAAG agaataaattaataaaaatcaatattccaAAAATACCAGCTAGTTTTACAGGTTCTGGAGATCTTTTTGCTGCTCTATTTTTAGCTCACACATATTTGCAAAATGATATGAAAACTGCCATTGAAAAAACTGTAAATTCTTTATACAGTGTCCTACTAAAAACTTATGAATATTCTAAAG CATGTCAAGATAAAGAATCCCAACTTGCaagaaaaattgaattaaaattaatacaaagcAAGAATTATATTGAAACTCCAGAAATCTGTTTGTTTGCTGAAGTAATTGTATTGACAAATTAA
- the Pdxk gene encoding pyridoxal kinase isoform X2, protein MCFKKTPRILSIQSHVVSGYVGNKSAVFPLQLLGFEVDAINSVQLSNHTGYKVFKGQVLNDKDLEELINGLVQNNLDNYTHLLTGYVGSASFLKKIAEVVRVLKHKNPNLIYVCDPVMGDNGKMYVPEALKEIYREEIVPLADIVVPNQFELELLSNIKINTMSELQDAVTVLHKIGPQTVAVSSTEINDKLTAIISTNKENKLIKINIPKIPASFTGSGDLFAALFLAHTYLQNDMKTAIEKTVNSLYSVLLKTYEYSKACQDKESQLARKIELKLIQSKNYIETPEICLFAEVIVLTN, encoded by the exons ATGTGTTTTAAAAAAACACCACGAATTCTTTCGATACAAAGTCATGTAGTATCTGGTTACGTTGGTAATAAAAGTGCAGTATTTCCTTTACAG CTGCTGGGCTTTGAAGTGGATGCAATTAATTCTGTTCAGCTTTCCAATCATACTGGCTACAAGGTCTTCAAAGGCCAAGTATTAAATGACAAAGATTTAG AGGAGTTAATAAATGGTTTAGTACAAAATAATTTAGATAATTATACTCATTTACTTACTGGATATGTTGGTTCTGCttcatttttaaaaaaaatagcagaagtAGTTCGTGtattaaaacataaaaatcCAAATCTTATATATG TATGTGATCCTGTTATGGGAGATAATGGAAAAATGTATGTTCCTGAAGCATTGAAAGAAATTTATAGAGAAGAAATAGTACCATTGGCTGATATTGTAGTACCAAATCAATTTGAATTGGA atTATTAAGTAACATAAAAATCAATACAATGTCCGAATTACAAGATGCTGTAACTGTATTACATAAAATTGGCCCCCAAACAGTAGCTGTCTCATCAACAGAAATTAATGATAAACTAACAGCAATAATTAGTACAAATAAAG agaataaattaataaaaatcaatattccaAAAATACCAGCTAGTTTTACAGGTTCTGGAGATCTTTTTGCTGCTCTATTTTTAGCTCACACATATTTGCAAAATGATATGAAAACTGCCATTGAAAAAACTGTAAATTCTTTATACAGTGTCCTACTAAAAACTTATGAATATTCTAAAG CATGTCAAGATAAAGAATCCCAACTTGCaagaaaaattgaattaaaattaatacaaagcAAGAATTATATTGAAACTCCAGAAATCTGTTTGTTTGCTGAAGTAATTGTATTGACAAATTAA
- the LOC117158528 gene encoding uncharacterized protein LOC117158528 isoform X2 — translation MAAWEGEKFQEIGNADDIEENFNNILVTHDLQDCLDDSLDLTSFGKVYEESGVFDYEKYSDDDAPIDEKLSNNNVTESIHSINPHEIYMRIHSGRDDISTSKSSHTTTAIQSIVPDANQKHIGRYTCEYEGCNRTYSTVGNLRTHMKTHKGEYRFKCAEPSCGKAFLTSYSLKIHIRVHTKVKPFECNHKGCEKAFNTLYRLRAHQRLHSGNTFNCEETGCVKFFTTLSDLKKHIRTHTQERPYKCREKGCGKAFTASHHLKTHRRTHTGERPYVCTVGNCKRSFTTPHSLKSHLKTHKRTTDIDETKHEVNKDDYRNQRNSEILKTEIDVDEITSRNTNVPCYAIIPLSSSNTQNKESITYLSIENPNDQSSSTNDMIDILNQNRLTKELDYNITNKDAENLNKSTNVTVLASENIVIDNFTGHTIDNFNNNESYDKFKIFNEVNNSNLQREQNQQYISNPSTKVQDSKANNTNKSNSLNLEQKIIQDGLQNTIVHISEGTNFTSDVQQYVNDNTIAKKVYDNKTNVSAVAENNNATLYNTNSVTSHVSNIISSSSETQLFDSEIGNLPFINDSLRTGSLNEVEHVLNCNVITTTQSEAIELAIASEEEIPSPWIDVMALATPSALRRQSWSELNAFPTAVHSLVDLVEPEPYPLQIENDLHPLQVNNVNLVDVENINTECTEVTCCKENDKDKESENRIKIKKSRNILQEITAEADICKCIDCKCDHLQNCQNCSNNTIPEMAKKHVSSKIVDDLVSCIQSECVCDNEPGGCGSCCVVICLKTLQQLQKVFSRNCCKSTNSITCCREKLLSPLMKCQLTKNQ, via the exons ATGGCGGCGTGGGAAGGCGAAAAATTTCAAGAAATCGGGAATGCCGATGATATCGAAGAGAACTTTAATAACATTCTCGTGACACATGATCTTCAAGATTGTCTGGATGATAGTTTAGATTTAACCAGTTTTGGGAAAGTGTATGAAGAAAGTGGTGTATTTGATTACGAGAAGTATTCCGATGACGATGCTCCTATAGACGAAAAACTATCAAATAATAATGTTACCGA gtCAATACATTCAATCAATCCTCATGAAATTTATATGCGTATCCATTCTGGCCGAGATGATATTTCAACAAGTAAATCTTCACATACAACTACTGCAATTCAAAGCATAGTTCCAGATGCAAATCAGAAGCATATTGGTCGATATACCTGTGAATATGAAGGTTGTAATAGGACATATAGTACAGTTGGTAATCTACGTACCCATATGAAAACACATAAAG GCGAGTATCGATTTAAATGTGCAGAACCAAGTTGTGGCAAGGCATTTCTTACGTCGTACAGCCTTAAGATTCATATTAGAGTACACACAAAAGTGAAACCATTTGAATGCAACCACAAAGGCTGTGAAAAAGCATTCAATACCCTTTACAGACTGAGAGCTCACCAAAGACTTCACAGTGGCAACACATTTAATTGCGAAGAGACTGGATGTGTTAAATTTTTCACTACTCTAAGTGATCTCAAGAAACATATACGTACTCATACTCAAGAAAGACCTTACAA ATGTAGGGAAAAAGGATGTGGTAAGGCTTTTACAGCATCACATCATTTGAAAACGCACAGAAGAACACATACGGGAGAACGACCTTATGTATGTACTGTAGGCAATTGCAAACGATCCTTCACCACACCGCATAGTTTAAAGAGTCACTTGAAGACTCATAAGAGAACGACTGATATCGACGAAACG AAACATGAAGTCAATAAAGATGATTACAGAAACCAAAGAAACAGTGAGATATTGAAAACCGAAATCGATGTTGATGAAATAACGTCGAGAAATACAAATGTGCCATGTTATGCCATTATACCGTTATCTTCTAGCAATACACAAAATAAGGAAAGTATTACTTATTTATCTATTGAAAATCCAAATGATCAGTCATCTTCTACAAATGATATGATAGATATCTTAAATCAAAACAGACTAACCAAAGAACTTGATTATAACATCACTAACAAAGATgctgaaaatttaaataaatcaacAAATGTCACTGTTCTTGCGTCGGAAAATATTGTCATAGATAATTTTACCGGGCATACaattgataattttaataataatgaaagttatgacaaatttaaaatattcaatgaagTAAATAATTCGAATTTACAACGGGAGCAAAATCAACAATATATTTCCAATCCTTCAACGAAAGTGCAAGATAGCAAggcaaataatacaaataagtCCAATTCACTAAATTTGGAGCAAAAAATTATACAAGACGGCCTACAAAATACTATTGTTCACATCTCAGAAGGAACGAATTTTACAAGTGATGTGCAACAATATGTAAATGACAATACTATTGCTAAGAAAGTTTATGATAATAAAACAAATGTAAGTGCGGTTGCTGAAAACAATAATGCGACTTTGTACAACACAAATTCTGTTACTAGTCATGTATCAAATATAATTAGTTCCTCTAGTGAGACTCAACTCTTTGATAGTGAGATAGGAAATTTACCATTTATTAATGATAGTTTACGAACTGGATCTCTTAATGAAGTTGAACATGTATTGAATTGTAATGTTATTACAACTACGCAGTCGGAAGCTATTGAACTAGCCATAGCATCCGAGGAGGAAATACCTTCTCCCTGGATAGATGTCATGGCATTGGCAACCCCATCTGCTTTAAGGCGGCAGTCCTGGTCGGAATTGAACGCTTTTCCAACAGCGGTTCACTCATTAGTCGACTTAGTTGAACCGGAACCGTATCCTTTACAGATAGAAAATGACTTGCATCCACTACAAGTAAATAATGTAAATTTAGTAGACGTGGAAAACATTAATACCGAATGTACCGAAGTCACATGTTGTAAAGAGAACGATAAAGATAAAGAAAgcgaaaatagaataaaaataaaaaaaagtagaaaTATCCTACAGGAGATTACAGCCGAAGCAGATATATGCAAATGTATCGATTGTAAATGTGATCATCTACAAAATTGTCAAAATTGCTCAAACAATACAATTCCTGAAATGGCTAAAAAGCACGTTTCATCGAAAATAGTAGATGATTTAGTGTCCTGTATACAAAGCGAATGTGTTTGCGACAATGAGCCCGGTGGTTGTGGGTCTTGTTGTGTTGTGATTTGTTTAAAAACATTGCAGCAATTGCAAAAAGTATTCAGTCGTAATTGCTGTAAAAGTACTAACAGTATAACGTGTTGTAGAGAAAAATTGTTATCCCCATTAATGAAGTGCCAGTTAACAAAAAACCAATGA
- the LOC117158528 gene encoding uncharacterized protein LOC117158528 isoform X3: MWKEFSKLSGEYRFKCAEPSCGKAFLTSYSLKIHIRVHTKVKPFECNHKGCEKAFNTLYRLRAHQRLHSGNTFNCEETGCVKFFTTLSDLKKHIRTHTQERPYKCREKGCGKAFTASHHLKTHRRTHTGERPYVCTVGNCKRSFTTPHSLKSHLKTHKRTTDIDETKHEVNKDDYRNQRNSEILKTEIDVDEITSRNTNVPCYAIIPLSSSNTQNKESITYLSIENPNDQSSSTNDMIDILNQNRLTKELDYNITNKDAENLNKSTNVTVLASENIVIDNFTGHTIDNFNNNESYDKFKIFNEVNNSNLQREQNQQYISNPSTKVQDSKANNTNKSNSLNLEQKIIQDGLQNTIVHISEGTNFTSDVQQYVNDNTIAKKVYDNKTNVSAVAENNNATLYNTNSVTSHVSNIISSSSETQLFDSEIGNLPFINDSLRTGSLNEVEHVLNCNVITTTQSEAIELAIASEEEIPSPWIDVMALATPSALRRQSWSELNAFPTAVHSLVDLVEPEPYPLQIENDLHPLQVNNVNLVDVENINTECTEVTCCKENDKDKESENRIKIKKSRNILQEITAEADICKCIDCKCDHLQNCQNCSNNTIPEMAKKHVSSKIVDDLVSCIQSECVCDNEPGGCGSCCVVICLKTLQQLQKVFSRNCCKSTNSITCCREKLLSPLMKCQLTKNQ, translated from the exons ATGTGGAAGGAATTCTCAAAACTTTCAGGCGAGTATCGATTTAAATGTGCAGAACCAAGTTGTGGCAAGGCATTTCTTACGTCGTACAGCCTTAAGATTCATATTAGAGTACACACAAAAGTGAAACCATTTGAATGCAACCACAAAGGCTGTGAAAAAGCATTCAATACCCTTTACAGACTGAGAGCTCACCAAAGACTTCACAGTGGCAACACATTTAATTGCGAAGAGACTGGATGTGTTAAATTTTTCACTACTCTAAGTGATCTCAAGAAACATATACGTACTCATACTCAAGAAAGACCTTACAA ATGTAGGGAAAAAGGATGTGGTAAGGCTTTTACAGCATCACATCATTTGAAAACGCACAGAAGAACACATACGGGAGAACGACCTTATGTATGTACTGTAGGCAATTGCAAACGATCCTTCACCACACCGCATAGTTTAAAGAGTCACTTGAAGACTCATAAGAGAACGACTGATATCGACGAAACG AAACATGAAGTCAATAAAGATGATTACAGAAACCAAAGAAACAGTGAGATATTGAAAACCGAAATCGATGTTGATGAAATAACGTCGAGAAATACAAATGTGCCATGTTATGCCATTATACCGTTATCTTCTAGCAATACACAAAATAAGGAAAGTATTACTTATTTATCTATTGAAAATCCAAATGATCAGTCATCTTCTACAAATGATATGATAGATATCTTAAATCAAAACAGACTAACCAAAGAACTTGATTATAACATCACTAACAAAGATgctgaaaatttaaataaatcaacAAATGTCACTGTTCTTGCGTCGGAAAATATTGTCATAGATAATTTTACCGGGCATACaattgataattttaataataatgaaagttatgacaaatttaaaatattcaatgaagTAAATAATTCGAATTTACAACGGGAGCAAAATCAACAATATATTTCCAATCCTTCAACGAAAGTGCAAGATAGCAAggcaaataatacaaataagtCCAATTCACTAAATTTGGAGCAAAAAATTATACAAGACGGCCTACAAAATACTATTGTTCACATCTCAGAAGGAACGAATTTTACAAGTGATGTGCAACAATATGTAAATGACAATACTATTGCTAAGAAAGTTTATGATAATAAAACAAATGTAAGTGCGGTTGCTGAAAACAATAATGCGACTTTGTACAACACAAATTCTGTTACTAGTCATGTATCAAATATAATTAGTTCCTCTAGTGAGACTCAACTCTTTGATAGTGAGATAGGAAATTTACCATTTATTAATGATAGTTTACGAACTGGATCTCTTAATGAAGTTGAACATGTATTGAATTGTAATGTTATTACAACTACGCAGTCGGAAGCTATTGAACTAGCCATAGCATCCGAGGAGGAAATACCTTCTCCCTGGATAGATGTCATGGCATTGGCAACCCCATCTGCTTTAAGGCGGCAGTCCTGGTCGGAATTGAACGCTTTTCCAACAGCGGTTCACTCATTAGTCGACTTAGTTGAACCGGAACCGTATCCTTTACAGATAGAAAATGACTTGCATCCACTACAAGTAAATAATGTAAATTTAGTAGACGTGGAAAACATTAATACCGAATGTACCGAAGTCACATGTTGTAAAGAGAACGATAAAGATAAAGAAAgcgaaaatagaataaaaataaaaaaaagtagaaaTATCCTACAGGAGATTACAGCCGAAGCAGATATATGCAAATGTATCGATTGTAAATGTGATCATCTACAAAATTGTCAAAATTGCTCAAACAATACAATTCCTGAAATGGCTAAAAAGCACGTTTCATCGAAAATAGTAGATGATTTAGTGTCCTGTATACAAAGCGAATGTGTTTGCGACAATGAGCCCGGTGGTTGTGGGTCTTGTTGTGTTGTGATTTGTTTAAAAACATTGCAGCAATTGCAAAAAGTATTCAGTCGTAATTGCTGTAAAAGTACTAACAGTATAACGTGTTGTAGAGAAAAATTGTTATCCCCATTAATGAAGTGCCAGTTAACAAAAAACCAATGA
- the LOC117158528 gene encoding uncharacterized protein LOC117158528 isoform X1, producing the protein MADAKKSMAAWEGEKFQEIGNADDIEENFNNILVTHDLQDCLDDSLDLTSFGKVYEESGVFDYEKYSDDDAPIDEKLSNNNVTESIHSINPHEIYMRIHSGRDDISTSKSSHTTTAIQSIVPDANQKHIGRYTCEYEGCNRTYSTVGNLRTHMKTHKGEYRFKCAEPSCGKAFLTSYSLKIHIRVHTKVKPFECNHKGCEKAFNTLYRLRAHQRLHSGNTFNCEETGCVKFFTTLSDLKKHIRTHTQERPYKCREKGCGKAFTASHHLKTHRRTHTGERPYVCTVGNCKRSFTTPHSLKSHLKTHKRTTDIDETKHEVNKDDYRNQRNSEILKTEIDVDEITSRNTNVPCYAIIPLSSSNTQNKESITYLSIENPNDQSSSTNDMIDILNQNRLTKELDYNITNKDAENLNKSTNVTVLASENIVIDNFTGHTIDNFNNNESYDKFKIFNEVNNSNLQREQNQQYISNPSTKVQDSKANNTNKSNSLNLEQKIIQDGLQNTIVHISEGTNFTSDVQQYVNDNTIAKKVYDNKTNVSAVAENNNATLYNTNSVTSHVSNIISSSSETQLFDSEIGNLPFINDSLRTGSLNEVEHVLNCNVITTTQSEAIELAIASEEEIPSPWIDVMALATPSALRRQSWSELNAFPTAVHSLVDLVEPEPYPLQIENDLHPLQVNNVNLVDVENINTECTEVTCCKENDKDKESENRIKIKKSRNILQEITAEADICKCIDCKCDHLQNCQNCSNNTIPEMAKKHVSSKIVDDLVSCIQSECVCDNEPGGCGSCCVVICLKTLQQLQKVFSRNCCKSTNSITCCREKLLSPLMKCQLTKNQ; encoded by the exons atggctgatg CTAAGAAAAGTATGGCGGCGTGGGAAGGCGAAAAATTTCAAGAAATCGGGAATGCCGATGATATCGAAGAGAACTTTAATAACATTCTCGTGACACATGATCTTCAAGATTGTCTGGATGATAGTTTAGATTTAACCAGTTTTGGGAAAGTGTATGAAGAAAGTGGTGTATTTGATTACGAGAAGTATTCCGATGACGATGCTCCTATAGACGAAAAACTATCAAATAATAATGTTACCGA gtCAATACATTCAATCAATCCTCATGAAATTTATATGCGTATCCATTCTGGCCGAGATGATATTTCAACAAGTAAATCTTCACATACAACTACTGCAATTCAAAGCATAGTTCCAGATGCAAATCAGAAGCATATTGGTCGATATACCTGTGAATATGAAGGTTGTAATAGGACATATAGTACAGTTGGTAATCTACGTACCCATATGAAAACACATAAAG GCGAGTATCGATTTAAATGTGCAGAACCAAGTTGTGGCAAGGCATTTCTTACGTCGTACAGCCTTAAGATTCATATTAGAGTACACACAAAAGTGAAACCATTTGAATGCAACCACAAAGGCTGTGAAAAAGCATTCAATACCCTTTACAGACTGAGAGCTCACCAAAGACTTCACAGTGGCAACACATTTAATTGCGAAGAGACTGGATGTGTTAAATTTTTCACTACTCTAAGTGATCTCAAGAAACATATACGTACTCATACTCAAGAAAGACCTTACAA ATGTAGGGAAAAAGGATGTGGTAAGGCTTTTACAGCATCACATCATTTGAAAACGCACAGAAGAACACATACGGGAGAACGACCTTATGTATGTACTGTAGGCAATTGCAAACGATCCTTCACCACACCGCATAGTTTAAAGAGTCACTTGAAGACTCATAAGAGAACGACTGATATCGACGAAACG AAACATGAAGTCAATAAAGATGATTACAGAAACCAAAGAAACAGTGAGATATTGAAAACCGAAATCGATGTTGATGAAATAACGTCGAGAAATACAAATGTGCCATGTTATGCCATTATACCGTTATCTTCTAGCAATACACAAAATAAGGAAAGTATTACTTATTTATCTATTGAAAATCCAAATGATCAGTCATCTTCTACAAATGATATGATAGATATCTTAAATCAAAACAGACTAACCAAAGAACTTGATTATAACATCACTAACAAAGATgctgaaaatttaaataaatcaacAAATGTCACTGTTCTTGCGTCGGAAAATATTGTCATAGATAATTTTACCGGGCATACaattgataattttaataataatgaaagttatgacaaatttaaaatattcaatgaagTAAATAATTCGAATTTACAACGGGAGCAAAATCAACAATATATTTCCAATCCTTCAACGAAAGTGCAAGATAGCAAggcaaataatacaaataagtCCAATTCACTAAATTTGGAGCAAAAAATTATACAAGACGGCCTACAAAATACTATTGTTCACATCTCAGAAGGAACGAATTTTACAAGTGATGTGCAACAATATGTAAATGACAATACTATTGCTAAGAAAGTTTATGATAATAAAACAAATGTAAGTGCGGTTGCTGAAAACAATAATGCGACTTTGTACAACACAAATTCTGTTACTAGTCATGTATCAAATATAATTAGTTCCTCTAGTGAGACTCAACTCTTTGATAGTGAGATAGGAAATTTACCATTTATTAATGATAGTTTACGAACTGGATCTCTTAATGAAGTTGAACATGTATTGAATTGTAATGTTATTACAACTACGCAGTCGGAAGCTATTGAACTAGCCATAGCATCCGAGGAGGAAATACCTTCTCCCTGGATAGATGTCATGGCATTGGCAACCCCATCTGCTTTAAGGCGGCAGTCCTGGTCGGAATTGAACGCTTTTCCAACAGCGGTTCACTCATTAGTCGACTTAGTTGAACCGGAACCGTATCCTTTACAGATAGAAAATGACTTGCATCCACTACAAGTAAATAATGTAAATTTAGTAGACGTGGAAAACATTAATACCGAATGTACCGAAGTCACATGTTGTAAAGAGAACGATAAAGATAAAGAAAgcgaaaatagaataaaaataaaaaaaagtagaaaTATCCTACAGGAGATTACAGCCGAAGCAGATATATGCAAATGTATCGATTGTAAATGTGATCATCTACAAAATTGTCAAAATTGCTCAAACAATACAATTCCTGAAATGGCTAAAAAGCACGTTTCATCGAAAATAGTAGATGATTTAGTGTCCTGTATACAAAGCGAATGTGTTTGCGACAATGAGCCCGGTGGTTGTGGGTCTTGTTGTGTTGTGATTTGTTTAAAAACATTGCAGCAATTGCAAAAAGTATTCAGTCGTAATTGCTGTAAAAGTACTAACAGTATAACGTGTTGTAGAGAAAAATTGTTATCCCCATTAATGAAGTGCCAGTTAACAAAAAACCAATGA